A genome region from Magnolia sinica isolate HGM2019 chromosome 8, MsV1, whole genome shotgun sequence includes the following:
- the LOC131252986 gene encoding histone H2B has product MAPKAEKKPAEKKPAEEKKAEKAPAEKKPKAEKRLPKEGASGDKKKKRSKKHAETYKIYIFKVLKQVHPDIGISGKAMGIMNSFINDIFEKLAQESSRLARYNKKPTITSREIQTSVRLVLPGELAKHAVSEGTKAVTKFTSS; this is encoded by the coding sequence ATGGCGCCCAAGGCCGAGAAGAAGCCAGCTGAGAAGAAGCCAGCAGAAGAAAAGAAGGCGGAGAAAGCTCCTGCAGAAAAGAAGCCAAAAGCAGAGAAGAGGCTTCCAAAGGAAGGAGCATCCGgagacaagaagaagaagagatctaagaaGCACGCTGAAACTTACAAGATCTACATCTTCAAGGTCTTGAAGCAGGTTCATCCCGACATTGGGATCTCCGGCAAGGCCATGGGGATCATGAACAGCTTCATCAACGACATCTTCGAGAAGCTGGCCCAGGAATCGTCGAGGCTGGCCCGCTACAACAAGAAACCCACGATCACATCGAGGGAGATCCAGACATCCGTTCGTCTCGTCCTCCCTGGTGAGCTCGCCAAGCACGCCGTCTCTGAAGGGACGAAGGCCGTCACGAAATTCACCAGCTCTTga